CTTGAAGAATTACACAGTACACAACTTAAAGGTATTCGCACAGGTGTGCGTAAAATGCACGATTTACGTATCGTGTTAGACCTTAAATCTCGCACTACCCCTAATAGCTTTCTATTAGAACCGAAAGGTAATAATGGCTATCGTCTCGTAATTGATGTTAAAGAACAGGCGGGAAGTAGAAAACGAGAAGTTGTTCAGAAGAAAAAATTGAGAGATGTTGTTGTTGCAATTGATGCCGGGCATGGTGGAAATGATCCGGGTGCAACAGGTCGTTTAGGTACTCATGAGAAACAGGTTACCCTGCAGATTGCTAAACGTCTGAAGAAAGCGATTGATGGTACTAAAGGTATGAGAGGCGAGTTAATTCGACGCTCAGACCGTTTTATGCGATTACGCGAGCGAATTAAAAGAGCACATGAGCTGGATGCAGATTTAATGATTTCAATACATGCGGATTCATTTCCGGATGTGCGTGCCAGAGGTGCTTCCGTTTATGCATTATCAGTAAGCGGTGCAACATCTGAATCAGCTCGTTTACTTGCTGAAAAAGAGAATAAAGTTGACCTGTTATTTGGTGATGTGGATTTAAACCATAAAGATAAAATGGTGCGTCAGGTATTGCTCGATTTATCTTTAACCGGAACAATCGAGTCCAGTCTGGATATTGGCGATGAAGTATTAAAAGAGTTAGGTCGTGTTGGGCGTGTACATAAAAAGAAAGTACAGCAGGCAGGTTTTGCTGTATTAAAAGCACCGAATATTCCTGCTATTTTACTCGAAACGGCTTTTATCTCTAATCCTAAAGAAGAGCGTAAGCTGCGTAGCAGTGCGCACCAGTCCAAACTGGCAACAGCCATTTTACGTGGTGTGAATGATTACTTCTCTCGTAAAGCACCTCCTGGAACCTGGTTGTCTGAGGCACAGGAGCATTACACCATTAAACGCGGTGATACACTGGCCGGTATAAGTGATAAATACCATTTGCCTGTGTCGCATCTGCGAACACGTAATTCATTGCGTAATGATGAATTACGTGTAGGTAAAAAACTCTATATACCTGTTAGTTAATCAGATTTATTTCTTTGGTATATTGTGTCTTGTTAAGGAACGTCTCCCTCGGGGAAAGAGCATCTTTCCCGCTCTGTCCCCTTAACCCATACCACCAAGAACTGACAGAGTAGCCGACTCCGTTAAACTATTGATGGCATCACAACAGGGGACAGAGCGCCAAAAAATGGCGTTCTTTCCCCGATGGAGATGTGCCATAACAGTGTAAGCTTTGTCAGTACCCCATAATTGTTGAGGTGGGTATTAGCAACGCATCTTCTGTATCTTCATCTCCATTTTCTTTTTCTTATTCTCAAAACCTTGTTACACTCGCATTTTTCAAATGTAGCCTGTTATTCATGTCCAGTCGTATCCAGCAAATGCCTAACCAGCTTATTAACCAGATTGCCGCGGGTGAAGTGGTTGAGCGCCCTGCATCAGTTGTTAAAGAGTTACTGGAAAATAGCCTGGATGCAGGTTCGACTAAAATTGAAATTGATATTGAACAGGGTGGCACCAAGTTAATTCGTATTCGTGATAATGGTCAGGGTATTCATAAAGAAGACCTGGCACTGGCTTTATCTCGCCATGCCACAAGTAAAATTCGTAATCTTGATGATTTAGAGCATATAAAAAGCCTGGGTTTCAGAGGTGAAGCTCTACCCAGCATTGCATCGATTAGTCGAATGAGTATTACGTCTCGTCAGGTCAATTCAGATGGGTTCAAAGTTCAGGGTCAGGATGAGCAAAGTGCTGAAGTCTCACCCGCAGCACATAACTTTGGTACGACGATTGAAGTACGTGACCTGTTTTATAATGTACCCGCAAGACGTAAGTTTTTACGTACAGAAAAAACCGAATTTAATCATCTTGAAGATGTTGTTAAACGGATAGCGCTAAGTCATTTTAATGTTGAAGTGAGTCTAAGTCACAATCAACGAGTTATTAAACACTGGCGTGCGGCTAATGATCAGAAGTCGATGGAGCAGCGTATTGCTGAAGTATGTGGCAATGCGTTTATCGAACAGTCGCAATATATGTGTTTTGAAGCGGCTAATCTGAAATTACATGGCTGGATCGCTTTGCCCAGTTTTTCCCGTTCACAGGCCGACATGCAGTACTTCTTTGTAAACGGTCGTATTATTCGTGACAAACTGGTTACTCATGCAGTGCGTCAGGCATATCAGGATGTTCTTTATCACGGTCGCCATCCGGCGTATGTCTTATTTTTACAGCTTGATCCTGCCATGGTCGATGTGAATGCACATCCAACTAAACATGAAGTGCGGTTTAGAGAAGGGCGTCTGGTTCATGATTTTCTGTTTAGGGGGATTCATAAAGCACTGGCTGACGTGCGTCCAGAGGCTATTAATTCAGGGGAGCCTGATTCTGTTTCCAGTGAGTTAAATAATGTAAATTCAGTTATGACTCAACCTTTGCAAACATCACTTTCCGGTATTTCAAATTATGGCGGGCCAACTCGTCAAAATAGCATGTCGTTAGAGGTTAATGAGCAGATCCGGGCTTATGCAAATCTATCCAGTTCTAATATGTCAGGTGCTTTGCCTGCTAATGACTCACAACAGAACTCAGATGAATTAAATGAGATTCCACCTCTGGGTTTTGCGATTGCACAATTACACGGCATTTATATCTTGTCACAAACGGCAAATGGAATGGTGATTGTTGATATGCACGCCGCTCATGAGCGTATTACGTATGAGCGTATGAAGCAGGATATGCAACAGGGTGAACTGGCTTCACAGCCGTTGCTGGTGCCAATTAGCATGAGCCTGAGTGAGAAAGAAGCGAATTTAGCTGAAGAGCAAACAGGTATATTTACCGAGCTGGGTTTTGAGTTAGATCGTAGTGGGCCAGAATCTCTGCGTATTCGTCAAATTCCTGTTGTTTTAGCTCGAGCAGATGCTGAATCGCTGGTAAGAGATGTATTATCTGACTTATTAAGTTATGGCAGCTCGGAGCGTATTCGAAATGAAATTAATCATGTGCTTGGTACCATGGCCTGTCATGGTTCAGTGAGAGCCAATAGAAGTTTAACCATTCCAGAAATGAATGCATTGTTAAGAGATATGGAAACAACGGAGCGTAGCGGACAATGTAATCATGGCCGTCCGACCTGGACAGAATTTAGCTTAGATGCCATAGATAAATGGTTTATGAGGGGGCAGTGAACATAGTCGTAAGTCATCAGTCTTAAGTCGTAAGTCAAAGCCGGGGCGCCGCAGGCGCCTGAAAAAAGCTTTTGATTTTGACTTAAGACTTAAGACTTAAGGCTTAGGACTATTTTGTATGACCGACCTAATCATCCAGCGCCCAACCAACGCCCCGACTGACAGCCCGACTGTCATCATGATAATGGGCCCAACCGCTGCAGGTAAAACCGAGTTGGCGATTCGGTGTGCAGAACAATTCGGTTGTGAACTGATCAGTGTTGATTCGGCACTGGTTTATCGTGAAATGGATATTGGTACGGCTAAACCCAGTGCTGAGGAACTTGCTCGAGCACCTCATAAACTCATTGATATTATTGACCCCTCTGAGTCTTATTCTGCAGCCAGCTTTCGCGAAGATGCATTAAGCCAAATACAGTCCACCATCAGCCGGGGTAAAACGCCGGTGCTGGTGGGCGGTACAATGCTCTATTACAAAACTTTACAGGAAGGTTTGTCAGAGTTACCTGCGGCTGATGAGAGTATTCGAGCCCAGCTGGAAGAGGATGCGAAAGCATTTGGCTGGCAGGTAATGCATGATCGTCTGAAACAAATTGACCCGGTTTCTGCTGAGCGCATTCATCAGAATGATCCTCAGCGTATACAGCGAGCCCTGGAAGTATATGAAATAAGCGGTCGGACTCTAACTGATTTCTGGCAACAACAAAGCTCACAGTCTCTACCTTATAATCTTGTGAAAATAGCCTTTTTTCCTGAAGATCGTGATTTATTAAAACAGCGTATAGCAATGCGTTTCCATCAAATGCTGGAACTGGGTTTTATCGATGAAGTCAAAGCATTAAGACAGCGGGGGGATTTAAATCTTGAAATGCCATCTATGCGTTGTGTGGGTTATCGTCAGGTCTGGGAGCACCTTGATGGTTTAATGTCATATGACGAAATGACGGAGCGAGCAATTATAGCAACCAGACAACTGGCAAAAAGACAGCTGACCTGGTTACGTAAAGAGAAAAATGCTAACTTTTATGATGTAAATCAGGCCATTTATCTAAAAATACTGAAAAAACTTAAAAATTTACTATGATCTACATTCAAGGGCTTGAATTATGCATCAACGTCATTATATAAGTGCTTATTAATAATAAATAAACACGCTTCTTTAGAGCGTGTAAATATAAAATTACAACAAATTTTTGGGAGAAACACCATGCCAAAAGGGCAATCATTACAAGAACCCTTCCTTAACGCGCTACGTAAAGAACGAGTTCCCGTATCTATCTATCTTGTAAATGGTATTAAGTTGCAGGGGCAGGTTGAGTCATTTGATCAATTTGCTGTTATGTTGCGTAATACAGTCAGCCAGATGGTATACAAACACGCTATTTCTACTATTGTGCCTGCAAGAGCGATTCGCTGGGCTAATACCCATGATGATGACAATGGGGACAGTGGGAGCAATGGCGGCGGTAATATGTAATTACTGGATACAACCGCGTTATCTAAACGGCTACCTATGGGTAGCCGTTTTACGTATTGGTTTAAATAAAATTATTTTTATGTTTCATATCCATGGCGCGTCTCCCTCGGGCTCAGATTCGGCTTTTACGAGTCTGACCCCTGTTGTAAAATCACCAATAACCATACAGAGTCATTAACTACTCTGCCAGTCTGACAGGAATCAACACAGGGGTCAGACATTAAAAGGCGATATCTGACCCCGACTAAATCAGCTGGTAGTTAAGTAATACGTGTATAATGAACCCATCCTTTCTATATCTTAAAGAGAATTAACATTGTTCGATCGTCCCGGTATTGGCGAGCAGGCCATACTTGTTCACCTTGATCTCAACGCGGAAAGTCAGCGCGAATATATAACTGAATTTAAAGAGCTTGCGTTATCTGCAGGTGCGACTGTGCGCGATATCATTACTTCGCACCGTAAAACACCGGACGCCAAATACTTTATAGGTAAGGGTAAAGCAGAAGAAATAGCGCATTTAGTTGAAGCGGAAGAAATAGAGCTGGTGTTATTTAACCATGCTCTTAGTCCATCACAGGAAAGAAACCTGGAGGCATTGTTTCAATGCCGGGTATTAGATCGAACCGGCTTAATATTAGATATTTTTTCCCAGCGGGCGCGTACCTTTGAAGGTAAGTTACAGGTTGAACTGGCTCAGTTAAAGCATTTATCTACCCGTTTAATTCGAGGCTGGACTCACCTCGAACGTCAGAAAGGGGGTATTGGTTTACGCGGACCGGGTGAAACCCAGCTGGAAACGGATCGTCGTTTACTGGGTATGCGTATCAAGCAAATTAAAAAGCGTCTGGAGAAAGTGCGTAAGCAACGTGAGCAGGGCAGAATGGCCCGGCGTAAAGCAGAAGTGCCTACCGTTGCGTTTGTTGGTTATACCAATGCGGGTAAATCAACCCTGTTCAATGCCCTGACAAATGCGGAAGTTTATGTACAGGATCAGCTGTTCGCTACACTGGATCCGACGTTAAGAAGACTCAAGATAGATAATAGCTCCGAGATCATTCTGGCAGATACGGTGGGGTTTATTCGTCATTTACCTCACGATCTGGTTGATTCATTTCGCTCTACTCTTCAGGAAACAGAGCAGGCTCATTTATTGTTTCATATTATTGATGCCTCGGATGATATGCGTCTGGACAATATTCATGCGGTGGAAACGGTGCTGCAGGAAATTGGTGCGATGAAAGTGCCTCAGATTCAGATCATGAATAAAATTGACCGGCTTGAGATTGAGCCTCGTATTGATCGTGATGAGCAGGGGAAGGTTAAACGAATCTGGGTGTCTGCTATTGAAAATCAGGGGCTGGATCTGATACATCAGGTACTAGCTGAGCACTTTAAGCAGGATCTGGTTAAAGGCTCGTTATGTCTGTCACCGGCCGATGGAAGGGTAAGAGCGCTGCTCTATGGTATAAATGCAGTTGATGACGAGAAGGTGGATGAACAGGGGCAGTTTGTTCTGCAAATTAATATACCCAGACGAGATCTTCTTCAAATGGCCAGTCGGGAGTCAGTGCCTGAGCATTTACTACTACCGGATGATTATGTGGCACCGCTAGAAGATGTCTATTAACACCTTTATCGTAGGCTCTGCATCAGTTACATAGCTAAGTTCATAATATCTAATATGAAAATTGTCTACAACTCGTGGCCGCGAAGTCTCTATTCTTAAATAATTGCCTCACTCATGCCTTCTGTTTCTGTTACAGACAGGTTACAATCCGCTCTCTTAAAAATTGATTATAGCTGGAGTTGCTGATGGCTTGGAATGAGCCCGGTGGAAACAAGAATAAAGACCCATGGGGTAACCGTGGTGGTAACGATGGTCCGCCAGACCTTGATGAAGTGTTCAAAAAGTTCATGGATAAACTTAATGGTATATTAGGTAGTTCAGGTGGTTCTGGTCGCGGCACCTCTTCAGGTAGTAGCAAGGGTGGAATCATTGCATTAGTCGTCATTGCAGCGATCATCTGGTTAGCTACAGGTCTTTACAAGATTGCAGAGGCTGAGCGGGGTGTAGTATTAACATTCGGCAAGCACTCTTATACGGTTGAGTCTGGTCTGCACTGGCATATTCCAGCTCCGATACAGCAGGTACTTAAGGTGGATGTGAGTAATATTCACGAATATTCACTTAAGGGCACAATGCTGACTCAGGATCAGAATATCATTGATATTGAAATCACCGTGCAATATCAGGTAGGTAATGCTGAAGATTATTTCTTCGAAATGCGTAGCCCGGTTCGAACTCTTGGAGAAGCGACTGAAAGTGCATTACGTCAACACGTAGGCCGTAGCACCATGGATTATGTGTTTGGTGATGGTCGTGAAGATATCGCGATCAGCACACAGGAAACCACTCAGCAGATCCTTGATAGTTATAAATCAGGTTTACAGATTCTTCGTGTAAACATGCAGGAAGCAAAACCACCTGAAGCGGTTAAAGCCTCATTTGATGATGTAACCAAATCTGTGGAAGACGAAGACAAGTTAAAGAATCAGGCAGAAGCTTATCGTAATGAAATTTTACCTACCGCTCGTGGTGAATCTGCAAGAATGTTAGAACAGGCTAAAGCCTATAAGCAGGAAGTAGTTGCTCGTGCAGAAGGTGAAGCTAAACGTTTCACAAGCCTTTACAAAGAATATCGTAAAGCGCCTGCTGTTACCCGTGACCGTATGTATATAGAAACGGTTGAAGCAGTTTTATCTCAGTCCAGTAAAATTATGGTGGATGTTGAAGGTGGAAATAATATGATTTATTTACCACTGGATAAGATGTTACAAAATAGTGATGTCAGTGGAAATGCGGTGAAGAGAGCTGGTCGTTTAATTGATAATACACGTAGTAGTAATTTTGATAACACTGACTTTACAAACCGTTCGTCACGCTCAAGGGAGGCAAGATAATGAATAAAATAATTGGCATTATTGTAGCCCTCGTATTAATCGTAGCTTATACCTGCACATTCTTTGTTGATGAGCGTGAAAAAGCAATTCTTCTGGCATTTGGTAAAATTGATAAAGTGGGTTATGAACCCGGTATTCACTTTAAATTACCATTTCCATTTAACGAAGTTAAAAAGCTGGATGGTCGTGTTTTAACGATTGACCAGCGTCCGGTGCGTTTCCTGACTAAAGAAAAGCAACACATGGTTGTTGATTCATTTGTTAAGTGGCTCATTGTTGATGAAGCAGTTTACTTTACGGCTACATCTGGTGGTCGTGAGCAAAATGCAGCTTCATTGCTTTACCGTATGGTGGATGATGGACTTCGTAGTGAGTTTGCCAAGCGTACCGTGCAGGAAGTAATTGCTCAGGACAGAACGAAAATAATGACTGTCTTGACCAGTAATATTAATGCAAAAGCAAAAGAGCTGGGTATTAAGGTTGTTGACGTAAGAATCAAGCGAATTGATTTTCCTGAAAAAATTAGCCAGAACGTATATGAACGTATGCGTACAGAACGTGAACGTTTAGCCCGTGAAAATCGCTCACAAGGTGAAGAAGCGGCTACTCGTATACGTGCAGATGCAGATGCTCAAAGTCAGGTTCTGGTAGCAGAAGCTTTCCGTGATTCTGAAATTATGCGCGGTGAAGGTGATGCGCTTTCTACTGAAATTTATGCAAAGGCTTATGGCCGTGATCGTGATTTTTATCGCTTCTACAGAAGTATGGAAGCGTATAAGAGAACTTTTGCGAGCAAGGGTGATGTAATGCTGATTGACCCGGATTCGGAATTCTTTAAATACTTTAAGAGCGCCAACGGTAAATCAAAGTAATAAACGTTATTACCTGAGCCGGACAGAAATGTCCGGCTTTTGTGTGCATGGATGCACGGTATCTTAAAAATGCAGGAGCAATTTTTAAGGTGTGTGCATGAATACACGGTATTAACTTGTAGGAGCAAGCTTTAGCTCGCGATCAGGAATGCAATAATCTTATGTAATGGCATAAGAGTGAAGGGACTTAAAACAGCTAAATTTAAAGGTTTACAATGATAGCCTGGAACGAACTGCTTAGCGCGTTGGCACTGGTGTTAGTAATAGAAGGTATAATGCCTTTCATTAGTCCGAAAGGCTGGCGAGATACTATGTTACAGGCCAGCAGGTTAGAAGATAAAACACTGCGAACAATTGGTTTTGCCAGTATGTTGATAGGCGTAGTGTTTTTATATTTAATGCGTTAGCTAGAATTAAATCGCATTAACATAATGATTAGTATTATTTATTTTATTAAGAGATTTTTTAGAAATAATGAGTAACACAACATCAAATAATAGTTGGTTATTACCTCAGGGTATTGAAGAAGCCTTGCCTGCTGAAACTGCTCGTCTTGAAAGTTTGCGCAGAAATATACTCGATATATATTCAAGCTGGGGTTATCAGTTAGTGATGCCACCGATGATCGAGTTTCTTGATTCATTATTAACGGGTACGGGGCATGATCTTGATTTACAGACATTTAAATTAATCGATCAGTTAACCGGTCGTTTAATGGGTGTGCGAGCAGATATGACACCTCAGGTGGCACGTATAGATTCACACCAGTTAAAAAATGACGCACCGAATCGTCTTTGTTATGTAGGTACAGTATTGCGTACGCTACCAGATGGTTTTGGCAGCAGTCGTAGCCCGTTTCAGGCCGGTGTCGAATTATATGGTCACGGTGGAATAGAAAGTGATGTTGAAGTTTTATGCTTGATGGTAGAAACATTAAGGGCTTCTGGCATTAATGAAATATCAATTGATATTGGACATGTTGGTATCTATCGCGGCTTAACAAAGCAGGCTGGTTTTAATGACGAGCAGGAAGCAACTCTGTTTGAGATGATGCAGCGCAAGGCGATTCCTGAAATTCAGGCGTATCTTAATGCCCAGTCTATAGATAAGAAAGTGGCTGATATGTTAAATGCTTTGCCTGAGTTACATGGTGGTGAAAGTTGTTTACAGGACGCAGAAAAACAATTCTCAAATGCAGATGTTTCAGTTAAAGATGCGCTGAGTTATCTACAGCAGGCAGTTACAAAATTTAAACAGCGGGTTGGTGATGTTGCTATTCATTTTGACCTGTCTGAATTACGCGGTTATCACTATCACACAGGTTTATTGTTTGCAGCATATACACCGGGTGAAGGTCAGGAAGTGGCACGCGGTGGTCGTTATGATGATATCGGTGAAGTGTTTGGTCGAGCGAGACCTGCAACCGGTTTTAGTACCGATCTAAAAACGTTATTAAATTTATCACAGCAAAAAGTCGCATTAACATCAAATGCTATTTTTGCACCAGCTGATGATGACCCTGATTTATGGAGTGCGATACAGGAATTGCGTGCACAGGGTGAAAAAGTAATTCAATCTTTACCAGGTCAAAAAGGCGGAGCCAAAGAGCTTGGGTGTGATCAGGAGCTTAAACTGGCTTCTGGTAGATGGATTGTTGATTAATTGTATTATCTCAATGAAGGTTTAATCTGATGGGTAAGAATGTAGTTGTACTAGGAAGCCAATGGGGCGATGAAGGTAAAGGCAAAATTGTTGATTTGCTAACTGATCGCGCATCTGCGGTAGTTCGTTTTCAAGGCGGCCATAATGCGGGTCACACACTGGTAATCGGCGATAAAACAACCGTTTTACATTTAGTACCGTCAGGTATTTTACGTGACAATGTAATGTGTTTAATTGGTAATGGTGTGGTGTTATCACCTTCAGCATTATTTGAAGAAATGAACATGTTAGAAGCAGAAGGTATTCCTGCTAGTCAGCGATTGAAAATTTCAGAAGCCTGCCCTCTGATTATGCCGTATCACATTGCATTAGATCAGGCGCGTGAAATCGCCCGTGGTAAAAAAGCTATCGGTACTACCGGTCGTGGTATTGGCCCCGCATATGAAGATAAGGTTTCCCGTCGTGGTTTACGCGTAGGTGACTTATTAAATATGGAAACATTTGAAGAAAAATTAAAAGGTGTAATGGAGTATCACAACTTTGCACTGGTTAATTATTTCAAAGCAGAAGCGGTTGATTACCAGACGGTATTAGATGAAATCACGGGTATGCGTGACAAGATCGTTTCTATGATTGCTGATATTCCTGCAATGTTACATAACCTGCGTAAAGATGGCGCAAACATCATGTTTGAAGGTGCGCAGGGTACATTGTTAGATATCGATCAGGGTACCTACCCATATGTAACATCATCAAACTGTACTGCGGGTGGTGCATGTACTGGTTCTGGTGTTGGCCCATGTGATCTGGATTATATTTTAGGTATTACTAAAGCTTACACGACACGTGTTGGTGCAGGTCCATTCCCGACAGAGTTATTTGATGATATTGGTCAGTACCTGGGTGAAAAAGGTCATGAGTTTGGAGCAACAACTGGACGTGAGCGTCGTTGCGGCTGGTTCGATGGTGTAGCAATGCGTCGTTCTGCACAGGTTAATAGTATTACCGGTTTATGTATTACAAAACTGGATGTACTGGATGGTCTTGAAAAATTGATGATTTGTACTTCATATAATTACAATGGTGAATCTTTAGAGTTACCACCTGTAGGTGCTGATGCCATTGAAAAATGCGAAGCGGTTTATGAAGAAATGCCTGGTTGGTCTGAATCTACCGCTGGTGTACAAAATAGAGATGAACTTCCACAAAATGCACTTAATTATCTAAAGCGTTTAGAAGAAGTTGTTGGTATTCCTGTTGATATTATTTCAACCGGACCAGAGCGTGATGAAACAATTGTTCTGCGTAATCCGTACGAATAAATAAAAATTCATCATGTTGTTACAAAAGCCCTTTTTTAAGGGCTTTTGTGCGTTTAGGGGCGGCT
This genomic interval from endosymbiont of Galathealinum brachiosum contains the following:
- a CDS encoding N-acetylmuramoyl-L-alanine amidase, which codes for MNKSLNSDVLRCKMEKQRRKFLSQLTSQLAGIGTLAAAPILTNAASSYTQVQNIRISREPSKTRLVFDLDGAVDYSLFSMHKPERLVIDLKQTRLMNAGVLEELHSTQLKGIRTGVRKMHDLRIVLDLKSRTTPNSFLLEPKGNNGYRLVIDVKEQAGSRKREVVQKKKLRDVVVAIDAGHGGNDPGATGRLGTHEKQVTLQIAKRLKKAIDGTKGMRGELIRRSDRFMRLRERIKRAHELDADLMISIHADSFPDVRARGASVYALSVSGATSESARLLAEKENKVDLLFGDVDLNHKDKMVRQVLLDLSLTGTIESSLDIGDEVLKELGRVGRVHKKKVQQAGFAVLKAPNIPAILLETAFISNPKEERKLRSSAHQSKLATAILRGVNDYFSRKAPPGTWLSEAQEHYTIKRGDTLAGISDKYHLPVSHLRTRNSLRNDELRVGKKLYIPVS
- a CDS encoding DNA mismatch repair endonuclease MutL, with the translated sequence MSSRIQQMPNQLINQIAAGEVVERPASVVKELLENSLDAGSTKIEIDIEQGGTKLIRIRDNGQGIHKEDLALALSRHATSKIRNLDDLEHIKSLGFRGEALPSIASISRMSITSRQVNSDGFKVQGQDEQSAEVSPAAHNFGTTIEVRDLFYNVPARRKFLRTEKTEFNHLEDVVKRIALSHFNVEVSLSHNQRVIKHWRAANDQKSMEQRIAEVCGNAFIEQSQYMCFEAANLKLHGWIALPSFSRSQADMQYFFVNGRIIRDKLVTHAVRQAYQDVLYHGRHPAYVLFLQLDPAMVDVNAHPTKHEVRFREGRLVHDFLFRGIHKALADVRPEAINSGEPDSVSSELNNVNSVMTQPLQTSLSGISNYGGPTRQNSMSLEVNEQIRAYANLSSSNMSGALPANDSQQNSDELNEIPPLGFAIAQLHGIYILSQTANGMVIVDMHAAHERITYERMKQDMQQGELASQPLLVPISMSLSEKEANLAEEQTGIFTELGFELDRSGPESLRIRQIPVVLARADAESLVRDVLSDLLSYGSSERIRNEINHVLGTMACHGSVRANRSLTIPEMNALLRDMETTERSGQCNHGRPTWTEFSLDAIDKWFMRGQ
- a CDS encoding tRNA (adenosine(37)-N6)-dimethylallyltransferase MiaA — encoded protein: MTDLIIQRPTNAPTDSPTVIMIMGPTAAGKTELAIRCAEQFGCELISVDSALVYREMDIGTAKPSAEELARAPHKLIDIIDPSESYSAASFREDALSQIQSTISRGKTPVLVGGTMLYYKTLQEGLSELPAADESIRAQLEEDAKAFGWQVMHDRLKQIDPVSAERIHQNDPQRIQRALEVYEISGRTLTDFWQQQSSQSLPYNLVKIAFFPEDRDLLKQRIAMRFHQMLELGFIDEVKALRQRGDLNLEMPSMRCVGYRQVWEHLDGLMSYDEMTERAIIATRQLAKRQLTWLRKEKNANFYDVNQAIYLKILKKLKNLL
- a CDS encoding RNA chaperone Hfq: MPKGQSLQEPFLNALRKERVPVSIYLVNGIKLQGQVESFDQFAVMLRNTVSQMVYKHAISTIVPARAIRWANTHDDDNGDSGSNGGGNM
- a CDS encoding GTPase HflX, whose translation is MFDRPGIGEQAILVHLDLNAESQREYITEFKELALSAGATVRDIITSHRKTPDAKYFIGKGKAEEIAHLVEAEEIELVLFNHALSPSQERNLEALFQCRVLDRTGLILDIFSQRARTFEGKLQVELAQLKHLSTRLIRGWTHLERQKGGIGLRGPGETQLETDRRLLGMRIKQIKKRLEKVRKQREQGRMARRKAEVPTVAFVGYTNAGKSTLFNALTNAEVYVQDQLFATLDPTLRRLKIDNSSEIILADTVGFIRHLPHDLVDSFRSTLQETEQAHLLFHIIDASDDMRLDNIHAVETVLQEIGAMKVPQIQIMNKIDRLEIEPRIDRDEQGKVKRIWVSAIENQGLDLIHQVLAEHFKQDLVKGSLCLSPADGRVRALLYGINAVDDEKVDEQGQFVLQINIPRRDLLQMASRESVPEHLLLPDDYVAPLEDVY
- the hflK gene encoding FtsH protease activity modulator HflK, which translates into the protein MAWNEPGGNKNKDPWGNRGGNDGPPDLDEVFKKFMDKLNGILGSSGGSGRGTSSGSSKGGIIALVVIAAIIWLATGLYKIAEAERGVVLTFGKHSYTVESGLHWHIPAPIQQVLKVDVSNIHEYSLKGTMLTQDQNIIDIEITVQYQVGNAEDYFFEMRSPVRTLGEATESALRQHVGRSTMDYVFGDGREDIAISTQETTQQILDSYKSGLQILRVNMQEAKPPEAVKASFDDVTKSVEDEDKLKNQAEAYRNEILPTARGESARMLEQAKAYKQEVVARAEGEAKRFTSLYKEYRKAPAVTRDRMYIETVEAVLSQSSKIMVDVEGGNNMIYLPLDKMLQNSDVSGNAVKRAGRLIDNTRSSNFDNTDFTNRSSRSREAR
- the hflC gene encoding protease modulator HflC; translation: MNKIIGIIVALVLIVAYTCTFFVDEREKAILLAFGKIDKVGYEPGIHFKLPFPFNEVKKLDGRVLTIDQRPVRFLTKEKQHMVVDSFVKWLIVDEAVYFTATSGGREQNAASLLYRMVDDGLRSEFAKRTVQEVIAQDRTKIMTVLTSNINAKAKELGIKVVDVRIKRIDFPEKISQNVYERMRTERERLARENRSQGEEAATRIRADADAQSQVLVAEAFRDSEIMRGEGDALSTEIYAKAYGRDRDFYRFYRSMEAYKRTFASKGDVMLIDPDSEFFKYFKSANGKSK
- a CDS encoding DUF2065 domain-containing protein, yielding MIAWNELLSALALVLVIEGIMPFISPKGWRDTMLQASRLEDKTLRTIGFASMLIGVVFLYLMR
- a CDS encoding ATP phosphoribosyltransferase regulatory subunit, with the translated sequence MSNTTSNNSWLLPQGIEEALPAETARLESLRRNILDIYSSWGYQLVMPPMIEFLDSLLTGTGHDLDLQTFKLIDQLTGRLMGVRADMTPQVARIDSHQLKNDAPNRLCYVGTVLRTLPDGFGSSRSPFQAGVELYGHGGIESDVEVLCLMVETLRASGINEISIDIGHVGIYRGLTKQAGFNDEQEATLFEMMQRKAIPEIQAYLNAQSIDKKVADMLNALPELHGGESCLQDAEKQFSNADVSVKDALSYLQQAVTKFKQRVGDVAIHFDLSELRGYHYHTGLLFAAYTPGEGQEVARGGRYDDIGEVFGRARPATGFSTDLKTLLNLSQQKVALTSNAIFAPADDDPDLWSAIQELRAQGEKVIQSLPGQKGGAKELGCDQELKLASGRWIVD
- a CDS encoding adenylosuccinate synthase — its product is MGKNVVVLGSQWGDEGKGKIVDLLTDRASAVVRFQGGHNAGHTLVIGDKTTVLHLVPSGILRDNVMCLIGNGVVLSPSALFEEMNMLEAEGIPASQRLKISEACPLIMPYHIALDQAREIARGKKAIGTTGRGIGPAYEDKVSRRGLRVGDLLNMETFEEKLKGVMEYHNFALVNYFKAEAVDYQTVLDEITGMRDKIVSMIADIPAMLHNLRKDGANIMFEGAQGTLLDIDQGTYPYVTSSNCTAGGACTGSGVGPCDLDYILGITKAYTTRVGAGPFPTELFDDIGQYLGEKGHEFGATTGRERRCGWFDGVAMRRSAQVNSITGLCITKLDVLDGLEKLMICTSYNYNGESLELPPVGADAIEKCEAVYEEMPGWSESTAGVQNRDELPQNALNYLKRLEEVVGIPVDIISTGPERDETIVLRNPYE